In one window of Mustelus asterias unplaced genomic scaffold, sMusAst1.hap1.1 HAP1_SCAFFOLD_257, whole genome shotgun sequence DNA:
- the LOC144485972 gene encoding uncharacterized protein LOC144485972 isoform X5 — protein sequence MRRDPPQPSVQSVSKGHTFHKLLLLLLLLSVVAAVSGDSPVPVSGFLAEQVVLPCTYNGNVPVSDLQVIWGTPKHKFLHKFVNGNDDLREQDPRFRNRTKLFRDQLEQGNWSVLLSDLRESDQSEYECQIYKRTSAGYYWEQFDLVYLSVTERLPTPGPNTPVPGPGLPDRARVGLGIGILVAVFVVAGIGIYIFRKRQRRKQNRHTIDQNEASNGVPLTEVTCSGEARGLLTTAPEHQDGASGEQNLLGNGTVQH from the exons GGACACACCTTCCACAaactcctgctgctgctgctgctgctcagtgttgttgctgctgtttcaG gtGACTCGCCTGTCCCAGTTTCTGGGTTCCTTGCGGAGCAGGTTGTGCTGCCTTGTACCTACAACGGGAATGTCCCAGTCTCAGATTTACAGGTAATCTGGGGGACACCCAAACATAAATTTTTGCACAAGTTTGTCAATGGAAACGATGATTTGAGGGAACAAGACCCACGGTTCAGAAACAGAACAAAGCTGTTCAGAGATCAACTGGAACAAGGAAACTGGTCAGTTCTGCTCTCGGACCTCAGGGAGTCAGACCAGAGCGAGTACGAGTGTCAGATTTACAAGAGGACGAGTGCAGGATATTATTGGGAGCAATTTGATCTCGTCTATCTCTCTGTAACAG AGCGACTTCCTACACCTGGACCGAACACACCTGTACCAG GTCCTGGACTCCCGGATAGAGCAAGAGTTGGATTGGGAATCGGAATTCTTGTTGCTGTTTTTGTTGTTGCTGGAATTGGGATTTACATATTCCGAAAGCGACAAAGACG GAAACAAAACAGACACACGATCGATCAAAATGAAGCATCTAACGGTGTCCCTTTGACAGAGGTGACCTGTTCAGGTGAAGCACGGGGCCTTCTGACAACAGCACCTGAGCATCAGGATGGAGCGTCTGGAGAACAAAACCTTCTGGGGAATGGGACTGTCCAGCACTGA